One stretch of Streptomyces agglomeratus DNA includes these proteins:
- a CDS encoding ABC transporter permease, producing the protein MAGALSGTARRPAAGPDVGQPRPAGTMLARARRVGRLFALLARRALLLAVLLATVFAAVELLPGDAANATSERGESAADLEQRRALLGLDRPVLSRFTDWMTGLPSGDLGTSARGESVADLLSRPFPNTLLLGGLALLVTLAVSLGLGCWAALKPGGGADRAVSATATGILALPEFVVAVALVLVFALWTGWLPAVTLTDSDGSPASWQMLVLPVLALAVPQIGWNTRIVRAALADEAKAPHVESAVIDGLPRHRVFTHHLLPGAMPTIAAGIATSTGMLLGGAVVVETIFNYPGIGSVLAGAVADRDSPVIAGVVAVTGAVITGVLLLADLVRAWASGGRT; encoded by the coding sequence ATGGCTGGCGCGCTGAGCGGTACGGCGCGGCGGCCCGCGGCCGGGCCGGACGTCGGACAACCCCGGCCGGCCGGGACCATGCTGGCTAGGGCGAGGCGGGTGGGCCGCCTCTTCGCGCTGCTCGCCCGCCGGGCGCTGCTGCTCGCCGTACTGCTCGCCACCGTGTTCGCCGCCGTCGAACTGCTCCCCGGCGACGCCGCCAACGCGACGTCGGAGCGCGGCGAGAGCGCGGCCGATCTGGAGCAGCGGCGCGCACTCCTCGGACTCGACCGGCCGGTCCTCAGCCGCTTCACCGACTGGATGACCGGCCTGCCCTCCGGTGACCTCGGCACGTCCGCGCGCGGCGAGTCCGTCGCCGACCTGCTGTCCCGCCCGTTCCCCAACACCCTGCTGCTCGGCGGTCTCGCCCTCCTCGTCACCCTGGCCGTGTCGCTCGGCCTCGGCTGCTGGGCCGCGCTCAAGCCCGGCGGCGGCGCGGACCGGGCGGTCTCGGCGACGGCCACCGGCATCCTCGCGCTGCCCGAATTCGTGGTCGCCGTGGCCCTGGTGCTGGTCTTCGCGCTGTGGACCGGCTGGCTGCCCGCCGTCACCCTCACCGACTCCGACGGGTCACCCGCGTCCTGGCAGATGCTCGTTCTGCCCGTACTGGCCCTGGCGGTCCCGCAGATCGGATGGAACACGCGCATCGTGCGTGCCGCCCTGGCCGACGAGGCCAAGGCACCGCACGTGGAGAGCGCCGTGATCGACGGGCTGCCGCGGCACCGGGTGTTCACCCACCACTTGCTGCCGGGAGCCATGCCCACCATCGCGGCGGGCATCGCCACCTCGACCGGCATGCTGCTGGGCGGCGCCGTCGTGGTGGAGACCATCTTCAACTACCCCGGCATCGGGTCGGTGCTGGCGGGTGCCGTAGCCGACCGCGACAGTCCGGTCATCGCCGGGGTCGTCGCCGTCACCGGCGCCGTCATCACCGGCGTACTGCTGCTCGCCGATCTCGTACGCGCCTGGGCTTCCGGAGGCCGCACATGA
- a CDS encoding ABC transporter substrate-binding protein produces MNRRQVLWAGGATVTTALLAACSGNGGTSAEPAGADAKPRKGGTLRIGALGRAGAITRDPHGTQANESDYLIISLVHDTLTAPGAKTNTAPRLATAWKASDDLKTWRFTLAEGATFHDGTPVTADDVVWSLRRLRGTPSGASRLPGIKAANIKAEGARTVVLVSDHPNAELPLLTRLTTFVLKKGTKDKEIGKAPGTGPFKLDWFRSGNARLVRNEDWHGGEVLLDAVEVKIFESPQAMSNALLAGQIDVASNVGAVAARTAEKREDIRIVRRPDDMAMPIVMRTSSGPFADPKVREALKLAVDREAMVKQVLSGYGKVGNDILGTGDPAYAKDIPQRARDLAKAKSLLQEAGFDTSKTYKLHTTEDISGLAESATLFATQVREAGVRIEVVKQESATFWEKTWLKGDLYTTYWGTNDSVVFLASKTMVSDSGQNEAAWDSAEFDAAYRRVTGTKDPAARAKVLRDLQRIEHDESGYLLWGVADGIDLAAAPVRGLPTLPGYGRVQLERAWLAR; encoded by the coding sequence ATGAACAGGCGCCAAGTGCTGTGGGCCGGCGGAGCGACAGTCACGACGGCACTCCTCGCCGCCTGCTCGGGGAACGGCGGTACGTCGGCCGAACCCGCCGGCGCGGACGCCAAGCCCAGAAAGGGCGGAACGCTCAGGATCGGCGCCCTCGGCCGGGCCGGCGCCATCACCCGCGATCCGCACGGAACCCAGGCCAACGAGAGCGACTACCTCATCATCTCGCTCGTCCACGACACGCTCACCGCGCCCGGCGCCAAGACCAACACGGCTCCCCGCCTCGCGACGGCCTGGAAGGCGTCGGACGACCTGAAGACCTGGCGCTTCACGCTCGCCGAGGGCGCCACGTTCCACGACGGCACTCCGGTCACCGCCGACGACGTGGTCTGGTCCCTGCGCCGGCTGCGCGGCACCCCGTCCGGTGCCTCCCGGCTGCCGGGCATCAAGGCCGCGAACATCAAGGCCGAGGGCGCCCGTACCGTCGTACTGGTCTCCGACCACCCCAACGCCGAACTGCCCCTGCTCACCCGCCTGACCACCTTCGTCCTCAAGAAGGGCACGAAGGACAAGGAGATCGGGAAGGCCCCGGGCACCGGCCCGTTCAAGCTGGACTGGTTCCGCTCCGGCAACGCCCGGCTCGTACGCAACGAAGACTGGCACGGCGGCGAAGTCCTGCTCGACGCCGTCGAGGTCAAGATCTTCGAGTCCCCGCAGGCCATGTCCAACGCCCTGCTCGCCGGACAGATCGACGTCGCCTCCAACGTCGGCGCGGTGGCCGCCCGTACGGCCGAGAAGCGCGAGGACATCCGGATCGTCCGCCGCCCCGACGACATGGCGATGCCCATCGTCATGCGTACGTCGTCCGGCCCCTTCGCCGACCCCAAGGTGCGCGAGGCGCTGAAGCTGGCCGTCGACCGCGAAGCCATGGTCAAGCAGGTCCTGTCCGGATACGGCAAGGTCGGCAACGACATCCTCGGCACCGGCGACCCCGCCTACGCCAAAGACATTCCGCAGCGCGCCCGAGACCTGGCGAAGGCCAAGTCGCTGCTGCAGGAAGCCGGTTTCGACACCTCCAAGACGTACAAGCTGCACACCACCGAGGACATCTCCGGGCTCGCCGAGTCCGCGACGCTGTTCGCGACGCAGGTCCGCGAGGCCGGTGTGCGCATCGAGGTGGTCAAGCAGGAGTCCGCCACCTTCTGGGAGAAGACCTGGCTCAAGGGCGACCTGTACACCACGTACTGGGGCACGAACGACTCCGTCGTGTTCCTCGCCAGCAAGACGATGGTCTCCGACTCGGGGCAGAACGAAGCCGCCTGGGACAGCGCCGAGTTCGACGCGGCGTACCGGAGGGTCACCGGTACGAAGGACCCCGCCGCGCGCGCCAAGGTGCTGCGCGACCTCCAGCGGATCGAGCACGACGAGTCCGGCTACCTGCTGTGGGGCGTCGCCGACGGCATCGACCTCGCCGCGGCCCCCGTGCGCGGCCTGCCGACCCTGCCCGGCTACGGACGCGTACAGCTCGAGCGGGCATGGCTGGCGCGCTGA
- a CDS encoding TauD/TfdA family dioxygenase — protein sequence MSTAAAPVRQLDAHTVGELRRAAEKILTEFGTSATSRPLLERVAQQAGEFSQTLRHHCRPVDTADGLFVLRGLEIDDEAVGPTPADWASAGGSGALHDIELLLLATAMGTPLAWEGQQDGRFVHNIVPSPGHETEQTGASSTVLLSPHTEDAFHPGRAHLLMLGCMRNHDSIATTAASIRRVRLSDEDIDLLTRPAVPILPDDAYADAQGYAAEAPPPVPALYASDEGMTLRFDPAYTPLEGADEEYRAAYGRLEAELSRVSVAVSLSPGEVLVVDNDLVVHGRVPFAPRYDGTDRWLKRASVRIPGRLTRPPAEAREHGYGQAALEARAA from the coding sequence ATGAGCACGGCAGCCGCACCTGTCCGCCAGCTCGATGCCCACACGGTGGGCGAACTCCGCCGGGCCGCGGAGAAAATCCTGACCGAGTTCGGGACCTCCGCCACGTCCCGCCCGCTGCTGGAGCGCGTCGCCCAGCAGGCCGGCGAGTTCAGCCAGACGCTGCGCCACCACTGCCGCCCCGTCGACACCGCCGACGGCCTGTTCGTCCTGCGGGGGCTGGAAATCGACGACGAGGCCGTGGGCCCGACGCCCGCCGACTGGGCGAGCGCGGGCGGGAGCGGCGCCCTGCACGACATCGAACTGCTGCTGCTCGCCACCGCGATGGGCACTCCGCTCGCCTGGGAGGGCCAGCAGGACGGCCGCTTCGTCCACAACATCGTGCCGTCTCCCGGGCACGAGACCGAACAGACCGGCGCCAGCAGCACCGTGCTCCTCAGCCCGCACACCGAGGACGCCTTCCACCCCGGCCGCGCACACCTTCTGATGCTCGGCTGCATGCGCAACCACGACAGCATCGCGACCACCGCCGCGAGCATCCGCCGGGTCCGCCTGAGCGACGAGGACATCGACCTCCTGACACGCCCGGCCGTGCCGATCCTGCCCGACGACGCCTACGCCGACGCCCAGGGTTACGCCGCCGAAGCGCCCCCGCCCGTACCGGCCCTGTACGCGAGCGACGAGGGCATGACGCTGCGCTTCGACCCGGCGTACACGCCGCTGGAGGGCGCCGACGAGGAGTACCGGGCCGCGTACGGACGGCTGGAGGCCGAACTGTCCCGCGTGTCCGTCGCGGTCAGCCTCTCGCCCGGCGAGGTGCTGGTCGTCGACAACGACCTGGTCGTGCACGGCCGGGTGCCGTTCGCGCCCCGGTACGACGGCACCGACCGATGGCTCAAGCGCGCCTCCGTCCGCATCCCCGGGCGGCTCACCCGCCCCCCGGCGGAAGCCCGCGAACACGGATACGGACAGGCCGCCCTCGAAGCGCGCGCCGCCTGA
- a CDS encoding ornithine cyclodeaminase family protein encodes MTGISKAPDDKHLRILSTTDLAGIDISLADVVDTVEGAYRTLHAGESDNPRKLSVKPRDGHSVSYAMLGRDGSRDVVAIKTSYKHGLDKDRDAQHYYTALTLYDDVTGLPLAMMDCSRIGSLRTPAVSALLARELAAPGARSALVIGTGTQGRLALPFLLTTLPELDRLMLSGTHPDGIAAVREQLRVHFPDRDVEIVTDLRSAAGEADVVVATAGPHTPAAVEADWLRPGALSVLVGHGLAPSTLHEADRVIATSEAQMNVTGTDMADADGKLPSVDAEFPPVIAGAAVGRRSPGERIFAYNSGLVVTDIALGHRFAQLAVAQGLGTEVPLWQ; translated from the coding sequence ATGACCGGTATATCGAAAGCACCCGACGACAAGCACCTGCGGATCCTGTCCACCACCGACCTGGCCGGGATCGACATATCCCTGGCCGACGTCGTCGACACGGTGGAGGGCGCCTACCGCACCCTGCACGCCGGCGAGTCCGACAACCCGCGCAAGCTGAGCGTCAAACCACGCGACGGCCACTCGGTGTCGTACGCCATGCTCGGCCGGGACGGCTCCCGCGACGTCGTCGCGATCAAGACCTCGTACAAGCACGGCCTGGACAAGGACCGCGACGCGCAGCACTACTACACGGCGCTCACCCTGTACGACGACGTCACCGGTCTCCCGCTGGCGATGATGGACTGCTCCCGCATCGGATCGCTGCGCACCCCGGCCGTCTCCGCCCTGCTGGCACGCGAACTCGCCGCGCCCGGCGCCCGCAGCGCGCTCGTCATCGGTACGGGAACGCAGGGCCGCCTCGCGCTGCCGTTCCTGCTCACCACACTGCCGGAGCTGGACCGTCTGATGCTGTCCGGCACCCACCCCGACGGCATCGCCGCCGTACGCGAGCAGTTGCGGGTCCACTTCCCGGACCGTGACGTGGAAATCGTCACCGACCTGCGGTCCGCCGCCGGTGAAGCCGACGTCGTCGTCGCCACCGCCGGGCCGCACACGCCCGCAGCCGTCGAGGCCGACTGGCTGCGGCCCGGCGCGCTGTCCGTGCTCGTCGGCCACGGCCTCGCGCCCTCGACCCTGCACGAGGCCGACCGGGTCATCGCGACGAGCGAGGCGCAGATGAACGTCACCGGTACGGACATGGCCGACGCCGACGGCAAACTCCCGTCCGTCGACGCCGAGTTCCCGCCCGTGATCGCGGGAGCGGCGGTCGGCCGCCGCTCTCCCGGCGAGCGGATCTTCGCGTACAACAGCGGTCTCGTCGTCACCGACATCGCCCTCGGCCACCGCTTCGCGCAGCTCGCCGTCGCCCAGGGCCTGGGTACCGAGGTGCCGCTGTGGCAGTGA